A segment of the Sander lucioperca isolate FBNREF2018 chromosome 7, SLUC_FBN_1.2, whole genome shotgun sequence genome:
ATGTCATAATcaggggtgtcggactggggggggggaggggactgagtacccagggccatcatttgaggagggcccaaatagatgctagaatgaatagctgtggatgcgggtaggggccatagaaaatgcctttctacagggcccagaattttgtgctacgcccctggtcATAATAGTTTTATCAATCCGGTCTGAAGGCTCCATCTGTTAACAGGTAATATAAATAGGTGTCTTTATGTGACCAGGAGGATAAGAGTGCATTTCAGATTCTATTTTTATTGGTTTCTAATCTCACAAATGCATCTGTCTCGTAGTTCATGATGTCTTGAAAAGTTAAAGCTTGGTTAGAAAAGGGTGGAGTATCACTTGGCTGCATTACACTTTGAACCAATAGGTTACAGCACAGGACATATCTGCCAAACCACAAACCAGCCAGAGATTCTTTTCCGTTGCTGCCACCGGATGCCTCTGCTACATGACAGATTCATAGGAAAGTTGCAACATAGAGATTTAATTGGCATTCGTTATACAAATGGTACATTATcctaaaatattaaatatagaCACATGTAAGCTTGACAAGATGAAGGCTCTCTTTTTCTGGAACCCTAACCAAATTTGAACACTCGATGTGCATTTGTtagtattttctgacatttataaGACCAAATGATGAATTGATTAATTACGCAAATAAGATTACAGATTCATTGATAATGGAAATAATTATTAGTTGTAATATATAGTATGCCTGTCAAAATCACACTAGGTGGGTGTTGAAACTTTGAAGCAACAGTGTGGCTGAAACCAGATGCTGAGAGGACGGATTTCATTGTAACTTTAAAGCGAAGTTCCTGAGTCTGTGGTTTTGATTATGTGTGGAAATGTTAAATGACTCTGTGGTTTTACCATCACACAGTTAGCAGGATGTCATGACAGATAACTTTTTTTATGTTCAATTAGTATTTGCATGCAATGGCtgcacaggcagacagagagcaccaccccccaaaaaacacacatcacTCTTTCAGCTGATTTCTGAGTGAAGAGAAACCACGACAATTACATCAAAGATGTTTACAAAAAGACATTGCTgttaacatttttaatattGTTGTCTATATTTAAGGGATGATACCCAACAAGCTCAGGCCACTTGACAACAAAACACCATATGAAGCCTAATCAAATTGAAAATATCTATCACAAAATtgaatttagtttatttatacataactatatatttatatatttaatcttgcttttcagtttgaaatatcagaaaaaaaagtttattttcctCAGAATTCCATCATCTTACATCTATTGATCTTAACAAGGAGTATGTTAGGTTTTCAGTTTATCTGGACTCAGACACAGAAGTTGAAGGTGCAACAAGATTTAATTAATCTTATGGATtgaaataggctgatttatttatatatatatatatatatatatatatatatatatatatatatatatatatatatatatatatatatatatataatatgttggattcatgttaagacatttcaaAAAGTTCAAAAAATGTACACTAATTTGGTGGCCACcgtgcagtaactctgaggaccccctagggacccactgttgaagatctctggccTATTGTAACCtacatgttttcatattttctttttcttatatCCTTCTTTAATCCATCCCCTGCTCAGACACTACAGTGTGTGACATCATCCAGGTGTCAGCCATCTGTGGAGAGAGGGTCTTTAATGTCTACACCCTCCCCCGCCAGACCCTCACCGAGAGCGCCAAGCAGGTGACGGGCTTCACCGTCAGCGACGACTGCCTGTTTCTCCGCGGGGCTCCTGTTAACACCATCCCTCTTGTTGATGCTCTCACCTCCTTCATCGACTTCCTGCGCTCCTTCCGACGGCCCGTGCTGCTGGCAGCCCACAATGCAAAGCGGTTTGATGCACCTGTGCTCAACAGAGTGCTGCGACAGCTCTCCCTGCGGAAGGAGTTCCAGAAGGTGGTGTCTGGGTATGTGGATACCTTCCTGCTAAGCAAGAACCTCTACCCAGGTCTGCGCAGTCATTCTCAGGAGAACATGGTTCGCCACTTCCTGGGACGGACCTACAATGCCCATGATGCAGTGGAGGACGCCACAATGCTGCAGGAGCTGTTCAACTCATGGAGTCCCAATGAATGGCACATTTCAAGAGTTACCTTTTCCACCTaagcatttttttaaaaggctACAAAAAGGTagctgggttagctcagttggtagagcaggcgcacatgtatagaggtttactcctcgacgcaacgGCTGTGGGtctttccccttctctctcccctttcatgtcttcatctgtcctgtggaattaaaggcttaaaatgccccaaaaaaataatctttaaaaaaaaaaaaaaaggctgcaaaaagcaacaacaatCAGGCcactaaaacaaaaatatttcattttaaaaataacaagTTTTGTTCTCACATGTCCTCGTTTGTTTAGACAGATTGATATTTTGAACATTCAGGAGAAAGTGAAATGATGGGAAGAATAAATGTCTTGTGATTGGAGACAAATAATGCATGTTACACCCCAAACTCACAGATATGTAATGTTCATACTGTATAATAATTTGTATTATTTAGTTTTGTTGTCTAATGTAGTACTGTAACATATGTCATATTCACAAGTGTTGTATCTTTTGTTTTCCCAGTGAATTGTAGCACAATTTTCCCACAATAAACATTAAACTTCCATTCGATTCTTTAAGATAACTTGGtattttttgaattattttaaTTTGCACCATGTTTCAGCAACCATACAGGAAGAAATCTCTCCTTAAAGACCAACATGGAATGGAGCCACAAGGCATGCTGTGCTTTGTTTAAAAGGTATTTTTTTCTGCtatcattatttttattaactgcTCATACAGCAGTATACATGTGTAATGAAGTACATCTTCAAGACTTTTCTCCAGTGGTTTGTCACACAGCATTTAGGGAAATTGAGGAAATCTGGAATGAGATGAGATAGGTGAGTTAAAGTTGACCCATCAAAAGTTGAAGTTAGTTTTAAGTGTAGATGTTTTATGCTGATTTGCAAATGTGTAcatttcaacataaaaaaaaatactaagtaTGTGCTAATACAATTATAAGAATAGGTCAAGTGTATTGGTTGCTCTTAGTCTTTCTTACAAGTGCTGCTATATCAActtatgtacttttttttatttatttatttatttatttattttaccacCTACTGCCCGCACTGTGCTTGAGACGATTGTATTTGGTTCATTTTTGACAGAAGAAGAAAGGGTTTCTCTGAGCTTGCGCAAATCTGGAAAGTAAATTAGAAAGTAattctgttacagtaaaaaagATAATACTTTCATTTGCTACAAACATACACTGTACAGTTCAAAGCTACATATGGTTTGGTCAGTGCATCTTTTAAGCGCTACACTGCAACTTGTTTGTCTTgttctaatttttttttgtaattatatcttcaacgaggcttttattttgaaagttttgATCTACGCGGGAGTTTAAATACACAAAGAGAAATCGTCACGGGACACG
Coding sequences within it:
- the LOC116060313 gene encoding DNA polymerase III PolC-type-like isoform X3, coding for MANYETIVFFDLETTGLDTTVCDIIQVSAICGERVFNVYTLPRQTLTESAKQVTGFTVSDDCLFLRGAPVNTIPLVDALTSFIDFLRSFRRPVLLAAHNAKRFDAPVLNRVLRQLSLRKEFQKVVSGYVDTFLLSKNLYPGLRSHSQENMVRHFLGRTYNAHDAVEDATMLQELFNSWSPNEWHISRVTFST
- the LOC116060313 gene encoding DNA polymerase III PolC-type-like isoform X4 codes for the protein MAHNIIVFFDLETSGLDTTVCDIIQVSAICGERVFNVYTLPRQTLTESAKQVTGFTVSDDCLFLRGAPVNTIPLVDALTSFIDFLRSFRRPVLLAAHNAKRFDAPVLNRVLRQLSLRKEFQKVVSGYVDTFLLSKNLYPGLRSHSQENMVRHFLGRTYNAHDAVEDATMLQELFNSWSPNEWHISRVTFST